Proteins found in one Arachis stenosperma cultivar V10309 chromosome 8, arast.V10309.gnm1.PFL2, whole genome shotgun sequence genomic segment:
- the LOC130944572 gene encoding glyceraldehyde-3-phosphate dehydrogenase B, chloroplastic, whose product MATYAALASTKIPTNTRLPCKSSHSFPTQCSSKRLEVMEFSGLKSSSCVTHAVNARDSSFFDVVASQLTPKTTGSRPVRGETVAKLKVAINGFGRIGRNFLRCWHGRKDSPLDVVVVNDSGGVKNASHLLKYDSMLGTFKADVKIVDDQTISVDGKPIKVVSNRDPLKLPWAELGIDIVIEGTGVFVDGPGAGKHIQAGAKKVIITAPAKGADIPTYVLGVNEQDYGHDVANIISNASCTTNCLAPFVKILDEEFGIVKGTMTTTHSYTGDQRLLDASHRDLRRARAAALNIVPTSTGAAKAVSLVLPKLKGKLNGIALRVPTPNVSVVDLVINVEKKGVTAEEVNAAFRKAAEGPLKGVLDVCDVPLVSVDFRCTDVSSTIDSSLTMVMGDDMVKVVAWYDNEWGYSQRVVDLAHLVANKWPGVAAAKGGGDPLEEFCETNPADEECKVFE is encoded by the exons ATGGCTACTTACGCAGCTCTAGCTTCCACGAAGATCCCCACTAACACAAGGCTTCCATGCAAGTCCTCTCACTCTTTTCCAACCCAATGCTCCTCCAAG AGGCTTGAGGTGATGGAGTTCTCGGGGCTGAAATCAAGTTCATGTGTTACCCATGCCGTTAATGCTAGAGATTCTTCCTTCTTTGATGTTGTGGCTTCTCAACTCACTCCCAAG ACGACGGGATCAAGGCCTGTGAGGGGAGAGACAGTGGCGAAGTTGAAGGTAGCTATCAATGGCTTTGGACGCATCGGTAGAAACTTCTTGCGATGCTGGCACGGTCGCAAGGACTCACCCCTTGACGTGGTTGTTGTGAATGACAGCGGTGGTGTCAAGAAT GCCTCACACTTGCTTAAATATGATTCTATGCTGGGAACTTTCAAAGCAGATGTGAAAATAGTGGATGACCAAACCATTTCCGTGGATGGTAAGCCCATTAAGGTTGTCTCAAACAGGGATCCTCTTAAACTtccttgggctgagcttggaaTTGACATTGTTATTGAG GGAACTGGAGTGTTTGTGGATGGGCCTGGTGCTGGAAAACACATCCAAGCCGGTGCCAAGAAAGTCATCATCACTGCTCCTGCTAAGGGTGCTGATATTCCAACCTACGTCCTCGGAGTCAACGAACAAGACTATGGCCATGATGTTGCCAACATTATAAG TAATGCTTCTTGCACCACAAATTGTCTTGCTCCTTTTGTGAAGATCTTGGATGAAGAATTTG GCATTGTGAAAGGAACCATGACAACTACACACTCCTACACAGGAGACCAG AGGCTTTTGGATGCTTCACACAGGGATTTAAGAAGAGCAAGAGCTGCAGCATTGAACATTGTTCCTACAAGCACCGGAGCAGCCAAGGCTGTGTCCTTAGTGCTGCCAAAACTGAAGGGAAAGCTCAATGGAATTGCGCTGCGAGTGCCTACTCCTAATGTCTCAGTAGTTGACCTTGTTATCAATGTTGAGAAGAAGGGTGTTACTGCTGAAGAAGTCAATGCAGCTTTCAGAAAGGCAGCTGAGGGGCCGTTGAAGGGTGTATTGGACGTGTGTGATGTTCCTCTTGTGTCCGTGGACTTCCGCTGCACCGATGTTTCTTCTACTATTGACTCTTCACTCACTATGGTCATGGGAGATGATATGGTTAAGGTTGTTGCTTGGTATGACAATGAATGGGGTTACAGCCAAAGGGTTGTGGATTTGGCACATTTGGTGGCAAACAAGTGGCCCGGAGTAGCTGCTGCAAAGGGAGGTGGAGACCCATTGGAAGAGTTTTGTGAGACAAATCCAGCTGATGAAGAATGCAAAGTCTTTGAATAG
- the LOC130944878 gene encoding glucan endo-1,3-beta-glucosidase 12-like, whose protein sequence is MGSYHPPLSIEPVVLLLLTLLMVPVSVTGVGINYGTLGNNLPSPKKVAQLLQSTLIDKVKIYDSNPEILQAFSNTAIDLIVSLENSRVANISSDISAAHSWLSTRILPFLPATSVVAIAVGNEYLTTTVDNNDDHLDANALFKAMQNLHSVLASHGLDRKIKVTTPHSMAVLASSFPPSSATFAMNLVPVMTDIVTFLADTGAPFMINAYPYFAYRDNPTSVNLDYALLGNASGVHDPKGYVYSNMLDAQMDAVRSAIDALGFGNRSLEITVSESGWPSKGDNAATPQNAKIYNTRLIERAQSNKGTPMKPKDRIEIFVFALFNENKKEGDESERNFGIFNGDGSKVYEVDLSCEFCSGTTSFGFSEKNGLSGGGGVRGPSVWCVAKPHADDKVLQSVLDFCCGPGGVDCREVYEGGNCFQPNKLLAHASFAMNAYYQMHGRNYWNCDFKGTGLVTFSDPSYGECRYPQQ, encoded by the exons ATGGGCAGCTACCACCCTCCACTTTCAATAGAGCCAGTGGTGTTGCTGCTTTTGACGCTGCTCATGGTTCCAGTTTCAGTTACGGGAGTGGGCATCAACTATGGCACGCTGGGTAACAACCTTCCATCACCAAAGAAAGTAGCACAGCTTCTTCAGTCAACACTCATCGACAAGGTTAAGATCTATGACTCTAACCCTGAAATCCTCCAAGCTTTCTCCAACACCGCCATTGACCTCATTGTCTCCCTCGAGAACTCCCGCGTAGCCAACATCAGCTCTGACATCTCCGCTGCACACTCTTGGCTCTCCACCCGCATCCTCCCCTTCCTGCCCGCCACCTCCGTCGTCGCCATCGCCGTCGGCAACGAGTACCTCACCACCACCGTTGACAACAACGACGACCACCTCGACGCCAACGCATTGTTCAAAGCCATGCAGAATCTCCACTCCGTACTCGCCTCCCACGGCCTCGACCGCAAAATTAAGGTGACAACTCCGCACAGCATGGCGGTTCTCGCTTCTTCCTTCCCTCCTTCCTCCGCCACCTTCGCCATGAACCTCGTTCCAGTAATGACCGACATTGTTACCTTCTTAGCCGATACCGGTGCTCCCTTCATGATCAACGCTTACCCTTACTTCGCTTACAGAGACAACCCTACCTCCGTGAACCTCGACTACGCTCTTCTCGGTAACGCTTCCGGGGTTCACGATCCAAAAGGCTACGTCTACAGCAACATGCTGGACGCGCAGATGGATGCTGTGAGATCCGCCATTGATGCTCTAGGGTTTGGAAACAGAAGCTTGGAAATAACGGTTTCAGAGTCAGGTTGGCCTTCGAAGGGTGACAACGCTGCTACTCCTCAGAACGCGAAGATCTACAACACGAGGTTGATAGAACGCGCGCAGAGTAACAAAGGAACACCGATGAAGCCTAAGGACCGAATCGAGATCTTCGTGTTCGCACTGTTCAACGAGAACAAGAAGGAAGGTGACGAGAGTGAGAGAAACTTCGGGATTTTCAACGGGGATGGATCTAAAGTGTATGAGGTTGATTTGAGTTGTGAGTTTTGCAGCGGAACGACGTCGTTTGGGTTCAGCGAGAAAAATGGTttaagtggtggtggtggtgtcaGGGGTCCTTCGGTCTGGTGTGTTGCGAAGCCTCATGCGGATGATAAAGTTCTTCAGAGCGTTTTGGACTTTTGCTGTGGGCCCGGCGGTGTTGATTGTAGAGAGGTTTATGAAGGTGGTAACTGCTTTCAGCCAAACAAGCTTCTTGCTCACGCCTCCTTTGCTATGAATGCTTATTACCAGATGCATGGTAGAAACTACTGGAATTGCGACTTCAAGGGCACTGGCCTTGTTACCTTCAGCGACCCTA GTTATGGTGAGTGCCGGTATCCTCAACAGTAA